A genomic region of Magnolia sinica isolate HGM2019 chromosome 6, MsV1, whole genome shotgun sequence contains the following coding sequences:
- the LOC131248393 gene encoding protein PPLZ12 isoform X2, producing the protein MEEVEECLILTTKEIQEDNVFVQLLCSIQYRIVKENADDAFYELQNPKEQIQAYVFDVVRAHVPRMTLDELFEQKSEVAKVVLEELEKVMEAYGYNIEQILMVDIIPDASVRRAMNEINAAQRLQLASVYKGESEKVLLVKRAEAEAEAKYLAGIGVARQRQAITDGLRDNILNFSHKVEGTSAKEVMDLIMVTQYFDTIKDLGNSSKNTTVFIPHGPGHVRDISDQIRNGMLEASSATVDTQ; encoded by the exons ATGGAAGAGGTAGAAGAATGTCTGATTTTAACAACCAAAGAAATCCAAGAG GATAATGTCTTTGTACAGCTACTTTGCTCCATTCAGTATCGGATAGTCAAGGAGAACGCCGATGATGCGTTCTATGAGCTGCAGAACCCCAAAGAACAGATTCAGGCTTACGTGTTTGATG TTGTCCGAGCTCATGTCCCAAGAATGACATTGGATGAACTCTTTGAGCAAAAGAGTGAGGTAGCAAAAGTTGTATTGGAGGAACTTGAAAAG GTGATGGAAGCATATGGCTATAACATAGAGCAGATTCTGATGGTCGATATTATACCAGATGCCTCTGTGCGCAGAGCCATGAATGAGATAAATGCAG CCCAAAGGCTTCAGCTTGCAAGCGTGTACAAAGGGGAGTCAGAGAAGGTGCTTCTGGTGAAGAGGGCCGAAGCAGAGGCAGAGGCCAAGTACCTTGCTGGTATTGGGGTAGCACGGCAGCGGCAGGCGATCACAGACGGACTGAGGGACAACATCTTGAACTTCTCCCACAAGGTGGAGGGCACGTCGGCAAAGGAAGTGATGGACTTGATCATGGTAACCCAGTACTTCGACACTATCAAAGACCTTGGGAACTCTTCGAAGAACACCACCGTGTTCATACCACACGGCCCGGGCCATGTGAGGGACATCAGTGATCAGATACGCAACGGGATGTTGGAGGCATCCAGTGCTACGGTGGATACCCAGTGA